From the genome of Malus sylvestris chromosome 6, drMalSylv7.2, whole genome shotgun sequence, one region includes:
- the LOC126627185 gene encoding FCS-Like Zinc finger 2-like: protein MESVSGAVRRPCFIDEDDGLASLADMEAGFSGSNHPFYSRPMCFARRSGSFRNVSPAMASFSSSSSFSPRSGRFCDARFEEHHQPHFLDACFLCKKPLGDNRDIFMYRGDTPFCSEECRDEQIEIDEAKEKNWNLSSSMKALRKREQRKSNNSANTATAQDYPVHTGTVAAA from the exons ATGGAATCAGTTTCCGGCGCTGTAAGGCGGCCTTGTTTCATCGACGAGGACGATGGGTTGGCCTCGCTGGCTGATATGGAAGCCGGGTTTTCCGGGTCCAACCACCCGTTTTATTCAAGGCCGATGTGTTTCGCGAGGCGGAGTGGCAGCTTCAGAAACGTTTCTCCCGCCATGGCTTCGTTTTCTTCGTCGTCTTCTTTTTCGCCGAGATCTGGGAGGTTCTGTGACGCCAGGTTTGAGGAGCACCACCAGCCCCATTTCTTGGatgcttgtttcctctgcaaGAAACCACTCGGTGATAACAGAGACATCTTCATGTACAG AGGTGACACTCCGTTCTGCAGTGAGGAGTGCAGAGATGAGCAGATAGAAATAGACGAGGCGAAGGAGAAGAACTGGAACCTCTCTTCCTCCATGAAAGCGCTGAGAAAAAGAGAGCAAAGGAAATCAAACAACTCAGCCAACACCGCCACCGCACAGGATTATCCTGTCCATACAGGCACAGTGGCAGCCGCTTAG